A genomic region of Gossypium hirsutum isolate 1008001.06 chromosome D01, Gossypium_hirsutum_v2.1, whole genome shotgun sequence contains the following coding sequences:
- the LOC107922292 gene encoding nitrate reductase [NADH], with translation MAAYVDNRQFRRLEPALNGVFAPLKPGPSTQIHRPVKHVFIDHEYDDSSSDDEGNEINGHYKELIIKSGNELEPSILDPRDEATADNWVERNASMVRLTGKHPFNSEPPLNRLMHHGFITPVPLHYVRNHGQVPKASWDDWTVEVAGLVKRPVKLTMDQLFNEFQSREFPVTLVCAGNRRKEQNMIKQTIGFNWGAAGISTSVWRGVPLCDVLKRCGIFSKKHDALNVCFEGAEDLPGGGGSKYGTSIKKEFAMDPSRDIILAYMQNGKLLTPDHGFPVRMIIPGFIGGRMVKWLKRIIVTTQESDNYYHYKDNRVLPSHVDAELANAEGWWYKPEYIINELNINSAITTPCHEEILPINAWTTQRPYTLRGYAYSGGGKKVTRVEVTMDGGETWQVCTLDHPEQPNKYGKYWCWCFWSLEVEVLDLLGAKEIAVRAWDQTLNTQPEKLIWNVMGMMNNCWFRVKTNVCKPHKGEIGMVFEHPTLPGNQTGGWMAKERHLEKSISDANPTLKKSVSSPFMNTASKTFSMSEVKKHNSADSAWIVVHGHIYDCTRFLKDHPGGADSILINAGTDCTEEFDAIHSDKAKKLLEDYRIGELTTSGYASDSSTSSPNSSVHGASNVMSFLAPIKEAVPTKPVALVPREKIPCKLIQKTSISHDVRVFRFALPSEDQVLGLPVGKHIFLCATIDDKLCMRAYTPTSAIDEVGHFDLVVKVYFKGVHPKFPNGGLMSQYLDSLPLGSFLDVKGPLGHIEYTGRGNFQVHGKPKFANKLAMLAGGTGITPIYQVIQAILKYPEDKTEMYVVYANRTEDDILLKEELDGWAKKHDRLKVWYVVQESIREGWQYSLGFITESILREHIPVGSNDTLALACGPPPMIQFAVQPNLEKMNYDVKDSLLVF, from the exons ATGGCGGCTTACGTCGATAATCGACAGTTCAGGCGCCTTGAACCGGCTTTGAACGGTGTTTTTGCCCCGTTGAAGCCCGGTCCAAGTACCCAAATCCACCGCCCTGTCAAACATGTTTTCATCGACCATGAATATGATGACTCTTCCAGTGATGATGAAGGAAATGAGATCAACGGGCATTACAAAGAGTTGATTATCAAGTCCGGTAACGAGCTTGAACCTTCCATCTTGGACCCTAGAGATGAAGCAACGGCCGATAACTGGGTCGAGCGTAACGCTTCCATGGTTCGTCTCACCGGCAAACACCCTTTCAACTCTGAACCTCCCTTGAACCGCCTCATGCACCATGGTTTCATCACTCCTGTTCCTCTTCACTACGTTCGTAACCATGGTCAAGTCCCTAAAGCTTCTTGGGATGACTGGACCGTTGAAGTCGCCGGTTTAGTTAAAAGACCGGTGAAGTTAACCATGGATCAACTGTTTAACGAGTTCCAAAGCCGTGAGTTCCCGGTTACCCTGGTTTGTGCTGGGAATCGACGTAAAGAACAAAACATGATCAAACAAACCATAGGTTTCAACTGGGGAGCAGCTGGGATTTCCACATCAGTGTGGAGAGGTGTTCCATTGTGTGACGTGCTCAAACGATGTGGGATCTTTAGCAAGAAACATGATGCCTTAAATGTGTGCTTCGAAGGGGCTGAAGATTTACCAGGAGGCGGTGGTTCCAAGTATGGAACTAGCATAAAAAAGGAGTTCGCCATGGACCCTTCTCGGGATATTATCTTAGCTTACATGCAAAATGGTAAGCTTTTAACTCCAGATCATGGATTCCCGGTACGGATGATCATCCCAGGGTTCATCGGTGGACGAATGGTGAAATGGTTGAAGAGAATTATCGTTACCACACAAGAATCAGACAATTATTATCACTATAAAGATAACAGAGTACTTCCTTCTCATGTTGATGCCGAGCTGGCCAACGCTGAAG GTTGGTGGTATAAGCCGGAATATATCATCAATGAGTTGAACATTAACTCGGCGATAACGACGCCTTGTCATGAAGAGATCTTGCCGATCAACGCGTGGACCACTCAAAGGCCATATACGTTAAGGGGCTATGCATATTCCG GGGGAGGGAAGAAGGTGACACGTGTGGAGGTAACAATGGATGGTGGAGAAACATGGCAAGTGTGTACCCTGGACCACCCTGAGCAACCAAACAAATATGGAAAGTACTGGTGCTGGTGCTTCTGGTCCTTGGAGGTTGAGGTTCTTGATCTGCTGGGAGCCAAGGAAATTGCAGTCCGAGCCTGGGATCAGACCCTTAACACCCAACCCGAGAAGCTCATATGGAATGTCATG GGAATGATGAACAACTGCTGGTTCCGAGTAAAAACAAACGTTTGCAAGCCACACAAAGGAGAAATCGGTATGGTATTCGAGCACCCAACGTTGCCAGGAAACCAAACCGGGGGATGGATGGCTAAGGAACGCCACCTTGAAAAATCAATATCTGATGCTAACCCCACTTTAAAGAAGAGTGTTTCATCTCCTTTCATGAACACTGCCTCTAAAACATTTTCAATGTCTGAGGTTAAGAAACATAACTCTGCTGATTCCGCTTGGATCGTCGTCCACGGGCATATCTACGACTGCACTCGGTTCCTTAAGGATCATCCTGGTGGCGCTGACAGTATTTTGATCAATGCTGGAACCGATTGTACTGAAGAATTTGATGCTATCCACTCTGATAAAGCCAAGAAACTGCTTGAAGATTATCGAATCGGTGAGTTGACCACTTCGGGTTATGCGTCCGACTCGTCGACCTCATCCCCTAATTCTTCCGTGCATGGGGCATCCAACGTAATGAGCTTTTTAGCTCCTATTAAGGAAGCTGTGCCTACAAAACCTGTAGCTCTGGTTCCACGTGAGAAAATCCCATGCAAACTCATCCAAAAAACATCCATCTCCCATGACGTCCGTGTGTTCAGATTTGCGTTGCCATCCGAAGATCAAGTGCTGGGATTACCCGTTGGAAAGCACATATTTTTATGTGCCACCATTGATGATAAGCTTTGCATGAGAGCCTACACTCCGACTAGTGCCATCGATGAAGTAGGTCACTTTGATCTAGTGGTCAAGGTTTATTTCAAAGGGGTACACCCAAAATTCCCTAATGGAGGGCTCATGTCACAGTATTTGGACTCACTCCCACTAGGTTCATTCCTAGACGTGAAGGGTCCTTTGGGTCACATTGAATACACAGGTCGAGGCAACTTTCAGGTCCATGGCAAACCCAAGTTTGCCAACAAGTTAGCAATGCTGGCAGGTGGGACAGGGATCACCCCAATCTATCAAGTCATCCAAGCAATCTTGAAGTACCCAGAGGACAAAACAGAGATGTACGTGGTGTATGCCAACCGAACCGAAGACGATATTTTGCTGAAAGAAGAGCTAGATGGTTGGGCAAAGAAGCATGATCGATTGAAGGTATGGTACGTGGTGCAAGAATCAATCAGAGAAGGATGGCAATATAGCTTGGGTTTCATAACCGAAAGCATCTTGAGAGAGCATATCCCGGTGGGTTCCAACGACACTCTTGCCTTGGCTTGTGGGCCGCCGCCAATGATTCAGTTCGCTGTGCAGCCTAATTTGGAGAAGATGAACTATGACGTTAAGGATTCTTTGTTGGTTTTCTAG